A genomic stretch from Mycobacteriales bacterium includes:
- the dnaA gene encoding chromosomal replication initiator protein DnaA, which yields MSDQVLDLESVWTRAIAGLGEDQVSAQQRAWLRLTKPLALVQDTVVLATPNDFARDVLDTRLRPLVIEALSRELARDVRVAVTVEPPADAHLSDAAAAAEFDDEPYPMEDVEPAPVAPIRRPTGEPDRLNPKYQFETFVIGSSNRFAHAAAVAVAEAPAKAYNPLFIYGESGLGKTHLLHAIGHYTRALVPGCRVRYVSSEEFTNDFINSIRDGRGELFRKRYRNIDVLLVDDIQFLENKEQTQEEFFHTFNTLHNANSQIVISSDRTPKQLVTLEDRLRNRFEWGLITDVQPPELETRIAILRKKAAAERLAVPAEVLEFIASKISSNIRELEGALIRVTAFASLNRQTVDLALAEIVLKDLIADAAGPEITASTIMAQTAAYFSISMEDLCGSSRSRVLVQARQVAMYLCRELTELSLPKIGQAFGGRDHTTVMHADRKIRSLMAERRSVYNQVSELTNRIKSQARG from the coding sequence GTGTCAGACCAGGTCCTCGATCTCGAATCGGTGTGGACCCGCGCGATTGCCGGCCTCGGTGAGGATCAGGTCTCCGCTCAGCAGCGGGCCTGGCTGCGACTGACCAAACCGCTCGCGCTCGTCCAGGACACTGTCGTGCTGGCGACGCCGAACGACTTCGCCCGGGACGTGCTCGACACCCGGCTTCGCCCGCTGGTCATCGAGGCGCTGTCCCGCGAGCTAGCTCGTGACGTTCGCGTCGCGGTCACGGTCGAGCCACCCGCGGACGCGCACCTGAGTGACGCCGCGGCGGCTGCGGAGTTCGACGACGAGCCGTACCCGATGGAGGACGTCGAGCCGGCGCCGGTGGCTCCGATTCGCCGGCCGACCGGGGAACCCGACCGGCTCAACCCGAAATACCAGTTCGAGACCTTCGTGATCGGGTCGAGCAACCGGTTCGCCCATGCCGCGGCGGTCGCGGTCGCCGAAGCCCCCGCCAAGGCCTACAACCCGCTGTTCATCTACGGCGAGTCCGGGCTGGGCAAGACCCACCTGCTGCACGCAATCGGGCACTACACGCGCGCCCTCGTCCCGGGCTGCCGGGTGCGCTATGTGAGCTCGGAGGAGTTCACCAACGACTTCATCAACTCGATCCGCGACGGACGCGGCGAGCTGTTCCGCAAGCGCTACCGCAACATCGACGTGCTGCTCGTCGACGACATCCAGTTCCTCGAGAACAAAGAGCAGACGCAGGAGGAGTTCTTCCACACCTTCAACACCCTGCACAACGCGAACTCCCAGATCGTGATCTCCTCCGACCGCACGCCCAAGCAGCTGGTCACGCTGGAGGACCGGCTGCGCAACCGGTTCGAGTGGGGCCTGATCACCGACGTCCAGCCGCCCGAGCTCGAGACGCGGATCGCGATCCTGCGCAAGAAGGCGGCGGCCGAACGGCTCGCCGTGCCCGCGGAGGTTCTCGAGTTCATCGCGAGCAAGATCTCCTCGAACATCCGTGAGCTCGAGGGCGCGCTGATCCGGGTCACGGCGTTCGCCAGCCTGAATCGCCAGACCGTCGATCTCGCCCTCGCCGAAATCGTGCTGAAGGACCTGATCGCCGATGCCGCCGGCCCGGAGATCACCGCGTCCACGATCATGGCGCAGACCGCGGCGTACTTCTCGATCTCGATGGAAGATCTCTGCGGGTCCTCGCGCAGCCGGGTGCTGGTACAGGCCCGCCAGGTCGCGATGTACCTGTGCCGGGAGCTCACCGAGCTGTCCCTGCCCAAGATCGGCCAGGCCTTCGGCGGCCGCGACCACACCACTGTGATGCACGCCGACCGCAAGATCCGCTCACTGATGGCCGAGCGCCGCTCCGTCTACAACCAGGTCAGCGAGCTCACCAACCGGATCAAGAGCCAGGCCCGCGGGTGA
- the dnaN gene encoding DNA polymerase III subunit beta → MPMKIRVERDGFADAVAWAARILPQKAALPVLAGLRIEAGQQGSLELSGFDYEVSAQAQLDATIAEGGAILVPGRLLADITRSLPPQPIDLSTDGSRVVVSCGSSKFTLPTLPIEEYPTLPAMPSVAGTVGSDAFAAAVTAVAVAAGRDDALPVLTGIRIEIDGEQVTLAATDRYRLAVRTMRWAPVEVGMQATALVPARTLAEAAKSLTSGAEISLSLASNAPGEGLIGLSGAERSATSRLLDGEFPKYRSLLPDAASSTASVDSAALTDAVRRVALVASRTSPIRLSFSADGVTLEAGGVDEAEAQESLPASFEGEPLTIAFNATYLLDGLGSLDSDEARLAFTGPTKPAVLTGKSGADDGTDHRYLLMPVRLAS, encoded by the coding sequence ATGCCCATGAAGATCCGGGTCGAGCGGGACGGCTTCGCCGATGCGGTCGCATGGGCGGCCCGCATCCTGCCGCAAAAGGCTGCACTCCCGGTCCTGGCCGGGCTGCGGATCGAAGCCGGCCAGCAGGGCAGCCTTGAGCTGTCCGGGTTCGACTACGAGGTGTCCGCCCAGGCTCAGCTGGACGCGACCATCGCCGAGGGCGGCGCGATCCTCGTGCCCGGTCGGTTGCTGGCCGACATCACCCGAAGCCTTCCGCCGCAGCCGATCGACCTGTCCACCGACGGGTCACGAGTGGTCGTGAGCTGCGGTTCGTCGAAGTTCACCCTTCCGACCCTGCCGATCGAGGAGTATCCGACGCTGCCCGCGATGCCGTCGGTCGCCGGCACGGTCGGCAGTGATGCGTTCGCGGCGGCGGTGACGGCGGTTGCGGTCGCTGCCGGGCGCGACGACGCGTTGCCGGTGCTCACGGGGATCCGGATCGAGATCGATGGCGAGCAGGTGACGCTCGCCGCGACCGACCGTTACCGGCTTGCCGTGCGCACGATGCGCTGGGCGCCGGTCGAGGTCGGCATGCAGGCGACCGCGCTGGTGCCGGCCCGGACCTTGGCCGAAGCCGCCAAGTCGCTCACGTCGGGTGCCGAGATCAGCCTGTCGCTGGCGAGCAACGCTCCGGGCGAAGGGTTGATCGGGTTGTCGGGTGCCGAGCGGTCGGCGACCAGCCGGCTGTTGGACGGGGAGTTCCCGAAGTACCGGTCGCTGCTTCCCGACGCGGCGTCCTCGACCGCCAGTGTGGACTCTGCGGCACTGACCGACGCCGTACGCCGGGTGGCGCTCGTGGCCTCCCGCACCTCACCGATCCGGTTGTCGTTCTCGGCCGACGGCGTGACGCTCGAAGCCGGGGGAGTCGACGAGGCGGAGGCGCAGGAAAGCCTGCCGGCGTCGTTCGAGGGTGAGCCGCTCACGATCGCGTTCAACGCGACGTACCTGCTGGACGGGCTCGGCTCGCTGGACTCCGACGAGGCCCGGCTGGCCTTCACCGGTCCGACCAAGCCGGCCGTGCTGACCGGCAAGTCCGGCGCCGACGACGGCACCGACCACCGTTACCTCCTGATGCCCGTACGTTTAGCGTCGTAG
- the gnd gene encoding decarboxylating 6-phosphogluconate dehydrogenase, whose translation MELGMIGLGRMGGNMAERLRRAGHTVVGYDQSPDSGRDADSLKDLVGKVSAPRAVWVMVPAGRPTTETIQALGGLLEPGDVVVDGGNSRYTDDQLHAAALAEKQIHFVDCGVSGGVWGLTEGYGLMAGGTDEDIARLQPIFDALKPEGDYGFVHAGSAGAGHFAKMVHNGIEYGIMQAYAEGWELLEATDLVTDVRATFASWQQGTVVRSWLLDLAVRALDQDQHLTKLKGYAQDSGEGRWTVEAAIDHAVPLPVITAALYARFASRQEDSPAMKMVAALRAQFGGHAVESSDGGAAGQGSSADAYPTA comes from the coding sequence GTGGAGCTCGGGATGATCGGTCTCGGCCGGATGGGCGGCAACATGGCCGAACGGCTGCGCCGGGCCGGACATACGGTCGTCGGCTACGACCAGTCGCCGGACAGCGGACGCGACGCCGACAGCCTGAAGGACCTGGTGGGCAAGGTCTCCGCGCCCCGCGCGGTGTGGGTCATGGTCCCGGCCGGCCGGCCGACCACGGAGACCATCCAGGCCCTCGGTGGCCTGCTCGAGCCCGGTGACGTCGTGGTCGACGGCGGCAACTCGCGTTACACCGACGACCAGCTGCACGCGGCGGCACTTGCCGAGAAACAGATCCATTTCGTCGACTGCGGTGTCTCCGGCGGCGTGTGGGGACTGACCGAGGGCTACGGCCTCATGGCCGGCGGCACCGATGAGGACATCGCGCGGCTGCAGCCGATCTTCGATGCGCTGAAGCCGGAGGGTGACTACGGGTTCGTGCATGCCGGCAGTGCCGGCGCCGGGCACTTCGCGAAGATGGTTCACAACGGGATCGAGTACGGCATCATGCAGGCCTACGCCGAGGGCTGGGAGCTGCTCGAGGCGACCGATCTCGTCACCGACGTGCGTGCCACCTTCGCCTCTTGGCAGCAGGGCACCGTCGTACGCTCCTGGCTGCTGGACCTTGCCGTGCGAGCCCTCGACCAGGACCAGCACTTGACCAAGCTGAAGGGCTACGCGCAGGACTCGGGCGAAGGACGGTGGACGGTCGAGGCGGCGATCGACCATGCCGTGCCGCTTCCGGTCATCACCGCGGCGTTGTATGCCCGCTTCGCCTCCCGCCAGGAGGACTCGCCGGCGATGAAGATGGTCGCCGCGTTGCGCGCGCAGTTCGGCGGGCACGCGGTGGAGTCCAGCGACGGCGGTGCGGCCGGCCAGGGTTCGTCCGCGGACGCCTACCCGACCGCCTAA
- the recF gene encoding DNA replication/repair protein RecF codes for MYVRALSLNDFRSYADVSLDLTPGVTAFVGSNGTGKTNLVEAVGYLAGLTSHRVAQDAPLVRSGAERAVVRGTVVRDGRDSVIEIEITPGRANRARLNGSPVPRPREVLGVLRTVLFAPEDLAIVKGDPAHRRGFLDELLVARSPRFAAVHSDYERVLKQRNALLKSAGMQRRAGAELPTLDVWDAHLATAGAAVLAGRHELVAALRPLVDKSYSAVSHGGGPARIDYRSDLAEDLAESTDRELLATALLAALAGSRSRELDRGVTLVGPHRDDLLLSLGELPARGYASHGESWSFALALRLAAYDLLCGDGGEPVLILDDVFAELDDLRRRSLADLVAPAEQVLVTAAVAGDVPAQLTGARWDVTAGEVHRVR; via the coding sequence TTGTACGTCCGGGCGCTGTCGCTCAACGACTTTCGCTCCTACGCCGACGTCTCGCTGGATCTGACGCCGGGCGTCACGGCGTTCGTCGGATCCAACGGGACCGGCAAGACGAACCTGGTCGAGGCGGTGGGTTACCTCGCCGGGCTCACCAGTCACCGGGTTGCCCAGGACGCGCCGCTGGTGCGGTCGGGTGCGGAGCGGGCGGTCGTGCGGGGCACCGTCGTACGCGACGGCCGCGACAGCGTGATCGAGATCGAGATCACGCCGGGGCGGGCCAACCGGGCCCGGCTGAACGGTTCGCCGGTGCCGCGGCCCCGCGAGGTGCTCGGCGTGCTGCGTACCGTGCTGTTCGCTCCGGAGGACCTGGCCATCGTCAAGGGTGACCCGGCCCACCGCCGTGGTTTCCTCGACGAGCTGTTGGTGGCTCGCTCGCCACGCTTCGCCGCCGTACATTCCGACTACGAGCGAGTCCTCAAGCAGCGCAACGCCCTGTTGAAGAGCGCGGGTATGCAGCGCCGGGCCGGCGCCGAGCTGCCCACCCTCGACGTGTGGGACGCCCATCTGGCGACGGCCGGCGCAGCCGTCCTCGCCGGCCGGCACGAGCTGGTCGCAGCGCTTCGTCCGCTGGTCGACAAGTCCTACAGCGCGGTGAGCCACGGCGGCGGCCCGGCCCGGATCGACTACCGCTCGGACCTGGCGGAGGACCTTGCCGAGAGCACCGACCGCGAGCTGCTCGCGACCGCGCTGCTGGCTGCGCTGGCCGGCAGCCGAAGCCGGGAGCTCGATCGGGGCGTGACGCTGGTCGGACCCCACCGCGACGATCTGCTGCTCTCGCTCGGGGAGCTGCCGGCCCGGGGTTACGCGAGCCACGGCGAGTCGTGGTCGTTCGCGTTGGCATTGCGGCTGGCGGCCTACGACCTGTTGTGCGGCGACGGAGGCGAGCCGGTGCTGATCCTTGACGATGTCTTCGCCGAGCTCGACGATCTGCGCCGGCGCTCGCTCGCCGACCTGGTCGCACCGGCTGAACAGGTGCTGGTGACGGCGGCCGTCGCCGGCGACGTTCCTGCGCAGCTCACCGGTGCCCGGTGGGATGTCACCGCCGGTGAGGTGCACCGTGTCCGATGA
- a CDS encoding DciA family protein, producing the protein MSDDRPDPGARQHRDAARRLLARARSAKPVAPSRRVRKADPADQPWSGARDDPRDPQRFGDAVSDLVRERDWSRTLTEAGLLPRWEQIVGTEIAAHCRPERLVAGELRCVAESTAWATQLRLMAAALVGRIAAEIGPGVVNRIVVRGPSAPDWRHGPLRVTGRGPRDTYG; encoded by the coding sequence GTGTCCGATGACCGGCCGGACCCGGGTGCGCGACAGCATCGGGACGCCGCTCGCCGGCTGCTCGCGCGGGCCCGAAGCGCGAAACCGGTCGCGCCGTCACGCCGGGTCCGCAAGGCCGATCCTGCCGACCAGCCGTGGAGCGGAGCGCGCGACGACCCGCGCGACCCGCAACGATTCGGCGATGCGGTCTCGGATCTGGTCCGAGAGCGCGACTGGTCGCGGACCCTGACCGAGGCTGGCCTGTTGCCGCGCTGGGAGCAGATCGTCGGCACCGAGATCGCCGCGCACTGTCGCCCCGAGCGGCTGGTGGCCGGCGAGCTGCGCTGCGTGGCGGAGTCGACGGCGTGGGCGACCCAGTTACGGTTGATGGCGGCCGCACTGGTGGGCCGGATCGCCGCCGAGATCGGGCCCGGCGTGGTCAACCGGATCGTCGTGCGCGGACCGAGCGCGCCGGACTGGCGGCACGGCCCGCTGCGCGTCACCGGCCGGGGCCCGCGCGACACATACGGATGA
- the gyrB gene encoding DNA topoisomerase (ATP-hydrolyzing) subunit B, translated as MSYDARSITVLEGLEAVRKRPGMYIGSTGERGLHHLVYEVVDNAVDEALAGFADTIICTLLADGGVRVFDNGRGIPVDKHPVEKRPAVEVVMTTLHSGGKFDGKSYAVSGGLHGVGISVVNALSTRLEVEVRRDGFVWTQAYHNLKGPTGPLKKGAATKATGTTITFWADPTVFETVDYTFETLARRLQEMAFLNAGLAITLRDERGETPTETVYHYKGGLEDFVKHLNATKAAVHDSVIHFHSDGEGMALEVAMQWNSTYTESVYTFANTINTHEGGTHEEGFRAALTTVVNKFARDQKILKEKDDNLSGDDVREGLTAIVSVKLAQPQFEGQTKTKLGNTEAKSFVQKACNDWLGSWFERNPREGKIVVSKAAQAAQARMAARKARDLARGRKGLLESGGLPGKLADCQSTNPEDCEIYVVEGDSAGGSAKGGRDPVNQAILPIRGKIINVEKARIDRVLQNTEVQALITALGTGIHDDFDIAKLRYHKIVLMADADVDGQHIRTLLLTLLFRFMKPLIEHGHVYLASPPLYKLKWSRPHQPDYAYSDRERDGLIEAGTAEGKRLPKDEGIQRYKGLGEMNAEELWETTMNPATRVLLQVTLDDAATADEMFSVLMGEDVDARRSFITRNAKDVRFLDI; from the coding sequence TTGTCCTACGACGCCCGATCCATCACCGTCCTCGAAGGCCTCGAGGCCGTCCGCAAGCGTCCAGGCATGTACATCGGTTCGACCGGCGAGCGCGGCCTGCACCACCTGGTCTACGAGGTCGTCGACAACGCGGTCGACGAGGCGCTGGCCGGATTCGCCGACACGATCATCTGCACGCTGCTCGCCGACGGCGGGGTGCGGGTCTTCGACAACGGGCGAGGAATTCCGGTCGACAAGCATCCCGTCGAGAAGCGGCCGGCGGTCGAGGTCGTGATGACGACCCTGCACTCCGGTGGGAAGTTCGACGGCAAGTCCTACGCGGTCTCCGGCGGCTTGCACGGCGTCGGCATCTCCGTCGTCAACGCGCTCTCGACGCGACTCGAGGTCGAGGTACGCCGTGACGGCTTCGTCTGGACGCAGGCCTACCACAACCTCAAGGGCCCGACCGGTCCCCTGAAGAAGGGCGCCGCGACCAAGGCGACCGGGACCACGATCACCTTCTGGGCCGACCCGACGGTGTTCGAGACGGTCGACTACACCTTCGAGACCCTTGCCCGCCGACTCCAGGAGATGGCGTTCCTCAACGCGGGATTGGCGATCACGTTGCGGGACGAGCGCGGCGAGACCCCGACCGAGACCGTCTACCACTACAAGGGTGGGCTCGAGGACTTCGTGAAGCACCTGAATGCCACCAAGGCGGCGGTGCACGACTCGGTGATCCACTTCCACAGCGACGGCGAGGGCATGGCGCTCGAGGTGGCGATGCAGTGGAACTCGACGTACACCGAGTCGGTCTACACCTTTGCCAACACGATCAACACCCACGAGGGCGGCACCCACGAAGAAGGGTTCCGGGCTGCGCTGACCACGGTCGTCAACAAGTTCGCCCGCGACCAGAAGATCCTCAAGGAAAAGGACGACAACCTCAGCGGTGACGACGTCCGCGAGGGGCTGACCGCGATCGTCTCGGTGAAGCTCGCGCAGCCGCAGTTCGAGGGCCAGACGAAGACCAAGCTCGGCAACACCGAGGCGAAGTCGTTCGTGCAGAAGGCCTGCAACGACTGGCTCGGCTCGTGGTTCGAGCGCAACCCGCGCGAAGGCAAGATCGTCGTGTCGAAGGCCGCGCAGGCCGCGCAGGCCCGGATGGCGGCGCGCAAGGCGCGCGACCTCGCGCGTGGCCGCAAGGGCCTGCTCGAGTCAGGCGGGCTGCCGGGCAAGCTCGCGGACTGCCAGTCCACCAACCCCGAGGACTGCGAGATCTACGTCGTCGAGGGCGACAGCGCCGGAGGGTCTGCCAAGGGCGGCCGCGACCCGGTCAACCAGGCGATCCTCCCGATCCGCGGCAAGATCATCAACGTCGAGAAGGCGCGCATCGATCGCGTGCTCCAGAACACTGAAGTCCAGGCGCTGATCACCGCGCTCGGCACCGGCATCCACGACGACTTCGACATCGCCAAGCTGCGCTACCACAAGATCGTGCTGATGGCCGACGCCGACGTCGACGGCCAGCACATCCGGACGCTGCTGCTCACGCTGTTGTTCCGGTTCATGAAGCCGTTGATCGAGCACGGCCACGTCTACCTGGCCTCGCCGCCGCTGTACAAGCTCAAGTGGAGCCGACCGCACCAGCCGGACTACGCCTACAGCGACCGCGAACGCGACGGCCTGATCGAGGCCGGCACCGCGGAGGGCAAGCGGCTTCCCAAGGACGAAGGCATCCAGCGGTACAAGGGGCTCGGCGAGATGAACGCCGAAGAGCTCTGGGAGACGACGATGAACCCGGCCACCCGGGTGCTGCTGCAGGTCACGCTCGATGACGCCGCAACCGCGGATGAGATGTTCAGCGTCTTAATGGGTGAGGACGTCGACGCCCGGCGCTCCTTCATCACCCGCAACGCGAAGGACGTGCGCTTCCTCGACATCTGA
- the gyrA gene encoding intein-containing DNA gyrase subunit A, with amino-acid sequence MTEMTTPPGGRIEPVGLEVEMQRSFLDYAMSVIVSRALPDVRDGLKPVHRRVLYAMYDGGYRPDRGYSKCSRVVGDVMGQYHPHGDGAIYDTLVRLAQPWAMRLPLVDGQGNFGSPGNDPPAAMRYCLRGDSRVRLTDGSSVRIDSIVPQAQPDSDHPIELKVLDRNGEPVTATVLFHSGIHDVLRVETTEGYNLVGTPNHPVLCLVDVAGVPTLLWKLASEIQPEDRVAIYRRRSSTVSTHTGEELALGVLAGAWVSEGFVGPRRAGFNNIDKGYFDLVLAAYDFAVGGPRYVNDRIIASGSRLYELDVQNLAAWHASPMSQVAGRSKDKRVPEFIWRGSPALKRCFLQSLFEGDGSSALLPRNTIQISYSTRSEGLAEDVQRLLLEFGVVSRRCTHATGEVKVYIGNRRDARIFRDEVGFIGRKQAKLCLELAQIPSHSTALSSDHVPGLAEYVRAHGGRSSADRQWLRQHNIDRIERWERGPDELRARIGHAEVLDVVEPLVDGRYYFARVARVADAGRAPVYSLRVDSADHSFLTDGFVSHNTECRLTAAAMEMLRDIDSETVDFTANYDGRSLEPLVLPSRFPNLLVNGAAGIAVGMATNIPPHNLREIGAAVHWALEHPEASDEELLEACIERVHGPDFPTGALIVGRDGIDQALRTGRGSVRMRAVVEVEEDSRGRQQLVITELPYQVNPDALAEKIADLVRDGKVAGIADIKDDSSRRTGQRLVVVLKRDAIAKVVLNNLYKHTQLQDSFGVNMLALVDGVPRTLNIAQLVRYYVAHQIEIIVRRTRFRLRRAQERAHILVALLKAQDRIDEVIALIRASESAEAARTGLMQLLEIDEVQATAILDMQLRRLAALERQRLQQDYDDEMATIAECEAILASDERQRAIIGEELGEVVEKYGNERRSQIIAYEGDMSVEDLIAEEDVVVTITRGGYAKRTKTDLYRAQKRGGKGVQGAQLKLDDIVEHFFVTSTHNWILFFTNKGRVYRAKAHELPETNRAARGQHVANVLAFQPDERIASVMDIKDYAVAPYLVLATKRGLVKKTKLSDFDSNRTGGIVAINLREDDELIAARLVAAEDDLLLISRQAQSIRFHADDEMLRPMGRATSGVIGMRFGEGDELLAMEVVRDDEVDILIATDGGYAKRTKVGEYPVQGRGGKGVVTAKIVAKRGALVGALTVRVDEEIFAITSGGGVIRTRVKEVRRAGRQTMGVRLINLPDEQTVVAIARNAEAEGEEGDET; translated from the coding sequence TTGACCGAGATGACAACCCCGCCGGGCGGACGGATCGAGCCGGTCGGCCTCGAAGTCGAGATGCAGCGCAGCTTCCTCGACTACGCGATGTCCGTGATCGTGTCGCGCGCGCTGCCGGACGTGCGCGATGGCCTGAAGCCGGTGCACCGCCGCGTCCTCTACGCGATGTACGACGGTGGCTATCGCCCGGACCGTGGATACTCGAAGTGCAGCCGGGTGGTCGGCGACGTGATGGGCCAGTACCACCCGCACGGCGACGGCGCGATCTACGACACCTTGGTGCGTCTTGCGCAGCCGTGGGCGATGCGCCTTCCGCTCGTCGATGGACAGGGCAACTTCGGCTCTCCCGGCAACGACCCTCCGGCCGCTATGCGCTACTGCCTCCGCGGCGATTCGCGCGTGCGACTCACCGACGGATCGTCGGTGCGTATCGACTCGATCGTTCCGCAAGCGCAGCCGGACTCAGACCACCCGATCGAGCTCAAGGTCCTGGATCGCAACGGTGAGCCTGTCACCGCAACAGTGTTGTTCCATTCCGGGATCCACGACGTCCTTCGGGTGGAAACCACCGAGGGCTACAACCTGGTCGGCACACCGAACCATCCGGTGCTCTGCCTCGTCGATGTCGCAGGTGTGCCCACTCTGTTGTGGAAGCTCGCGTCTGAGATCCAGCCCGAGGATCGGGTCGCGATCTACCGGCGTCGTTCTTCGACCGTGAGTACGCACACCGGCGAAGAGCTGGCGCTCGGCGTGCTTGCCGGCGCGTGGGTGAGCGAAGGGTTCGTCGGTCCTCGCCGAGCCGGCTTCAACAACATCGACAAGGGCTACTTCGATCTGGTGCTCGCGGCTTACGACTTCGCTGTTGGCGGGCCCCGCTACGTCAATGATCGAATCATCGCCTCGGGTAGCCGGCTCTACGAGCTCGACGTCCAGAATCTCGCCGCGTGGCACGCATCACCGATGAGCCAGGTCGCCGGGCGCAGCAAGGACAAGCGAGTACCGGAGTTCATCTGGCGGGGATCGCCGGCGCTGAAGCGCTGTTTCCTCCAGTCGCTGTTCGAGGGGGATGGGTCGTCAGCGCTTCTGCCCCGCAACACGATCCAGATCTCGTACTCCACGCGCAGCGAGGGTCTCGCGGAGGACGTCCAGCGACTTTTGCTCGAGTTCGGTGTGGTGAGCCGCCGCTGTACCCACGCGACTGGTGAGGTCAAGGTCTACATCGGCAACCGGCGCGACGCGCGGATCTTCCGCGACGAGGTTGGCTTCATCGGCCGCAAGCAGGCCAAGTTGTGTCTCGAGCTCGCGCAGATTCCCTCGCACAGCACGGCGTTGTCGTCCGATCATGTTCCTGGATTGGCGGAATACGTTCGGGCTCACGGCGGTCGTAGCTCGGCTGATCGGCAGTGGCTTCGCCAGCACAACATCGATCGCATCGAGCGGTGGGAACGAGGCCCGGATGAGCTGCGCGCGAGGATCGGACATGCCGAGGTGCTCGACGTCGTCGAACCCCTGGTCGACGGTCGCTATTACTTCGCGCGCGTCGCCCGCGTTGCGGACGCTGGGCGCGCGCCGGTGTACTCGCTGCGGGTGGACAGTGCCGACCACTCGTTCTTGACTGACGGGTTCGTCAGCCACAACACCGAGTGCCGGTTAACGGCCGCTGCGATGGAGATGCTGCGGGACATCGACAGCGAGACCGTCGATTTCACCGCCAACTACGACGGCCGCTCACTCGAGCCGCTGGTCCTGCCGAGCCGGTTCCCGAACCTGCTGGTCAACGGCGCCGCCGGCATCGCGGTGGGCATGGCCACAAACATCCCGCCGCACAACCTGCGCGAGATCGGTGCCGCCGTTCACTGGGCGCTCGAGCATCCGGAGGCGAGCGACGAGGAGCTGCTCGAAGCCTGCATCGAGCGGGTGCACGGCCCGGACTTCCCGACCGGTGCGTTGATCGTCGGCCGCGACGGCATCGACCAGGCGCTACGAACCGGGCGCGGGTCCGTGCGGATGCGGGCCGTGGTCGAGGTCGAGGAGGACTCCCGCGGACGCCAGCAGCTGGTGATCACCGAGCTGCCCTACCAGGTCAACCCCGACGCGCTCGCCGAGAAGATTGCCGACCTCGTCCGCGACGGCAAGGTCGCGGGCATCGCCGACATCAAGGACGACTCGAGCCGGCGTACCGGCCAGCGGCTGGTCGTCGTGCTCAAGCGCGATGCGATCGCGAAGGTCGTGCTCAACAACCTCTACAAGCACACCCAGCTGCAGGACTCCTTCGGGGTCAACATGCTGGCGCTGGTCGACGGTGTGCCGCGCACGCTCAACATCGCGCAGCTGGTGCGGTACTACGTCGCGCACCAGATCGAGATCATCGTGCGGCGTACCCGCTTCCGGTTGCGTCGCGCCCAGGAGCGGGCGCACATCCTGGTCGCACTGCTCAAGGCGCAGGACCGGATCGACGAGGTCATCGCGCTGATTCGTGCAAGTGAGTCGGCCGAGGCGGCCCGTACCGGCCTGATGCAGCTGCTCGAGATCGACGAGGTGCAGGCAACCGCGATTCTCGACATGCAGCTGCGCCGGCTGGCCGCGCTCGAGCGACAGCGGCTGCAGCAGGATTACGACGACGAGATGGCGACCATCGCGGAGTGCGAGGCGATTCTCGCCAGCGACGAGCGGCAGCGCGCGATCATCGGAGAGGAGCTCGGCGAGGTCGTCGAGAAGTACGGCAACGAGCGCCGGTCGCAGATCATCGCCTACGAAGGCGACATGAGCGTCGAGGACCTCATCGCAGAAGAAGACGTTGTCGTCACGATCACCCGCGGCGGGTATGCGAAGCGGACCAAAACCGACCTGTATCGCGCGCAGAAACGTGGCGGCAAGGGCGTCCAGGGTGCGCAGCTGAAGTTGGACGACATCGTCGAGCACTTCTTCGTCACATCGACGCACAACTGGATCCTGTTCTTCACCAACAAGGGCCGGGTCTACCGCGCCAAGGCGCACGAGCTGCCGGAGACCAACCGCGCCGCGCGCGGTCAGCATGTGGCGAATGTCCTTGCGTTCCAACCCGATGAGCGCATTGCGTCGGTGATGGACATCAAGGACTACGCGGTTGCGCCGTACCTCGTGCTGGCGACCAAGCGCGGGTTGGTGAAGAAGACCAAGCTGTCGGACTTCGACTCCAACCGCACCGGCGGCATCGTTGCGATCAACCTTCGCGAGGACGACGAGCTGATTGCGGCTCGCCTGGTCGCGGCGGAGGACGATCTGCTGCTGATCTCGCGGCAGGCGCAGTCCATCCGCTTCCACGCGGATGACGAGATGCTTCGTCCGATGGGGCGCGCCACGAGTGGCGTGATCGGCATGCGTTTCGGCGAGGGCGACGAGCTGCTCGCGATGGAGGTCGTTCGCGACGACGAGGTCGACATCCTGATCGCGACCGACGGTGGTTACGCAAAACGCACGAAAGTCGGCGAGTACCCGGTGCAAGGCCGCGGCGGCAAGGGTGTCGTGACGGCCAAGATCGTGGCCAAGCGTGGGGCACTCGTGGGAGCCTTGACGGTACGAGTCGACGAAGAGATCTTCGCGATCACCTCAGGCGGCGGGGTGATCCGGACGAGAGTGAAGGAAGTCCGACGCGCCGGACGCCAAACCATGGGAGTGCGCTTAATCAATCTCCCGGACGAGCAGACTGTGGTGGCGATCGCGCGTAACGCCGAGGCCGAGGGCGAGGAGGGCGACGAGACGTGA